In one Serinus canaria isolate serCan28SL12 chromosome 2, serCan2020, whole genome shotgun sequence genomic region, the following are encoded:
- the KIAA1143 gene encoding uncharacterized protein KIAA1143 homolog, with the protein MSKRNQVSYVRPAEPAFLSRFKRRVGYREGPTVDTKREQLPLADEDSDNGSDKEDEQPQVVTLKKGDLTAEEAMKIKQQIKEALKSKESDDEPEPADGKIMFRKPAKRSSEKCLDFNVSSSKKMKEAKKTKKEATTSQSTAKQVKNSSLLSFDDEENDD; encoded by the exons atGAGCAAGAGGAACCAGGTCTCCTACGTGCGGCCGGCCGAGCCCGCCTTCCTCAGCCGCTTCAAGCGGCGGGTCGGGTATCGGGAGGGCCCCACGGTGGACACCAAG AGAGAGCAGCTCCCACTTGCTGATGAGGACAGTGACAATGGTAGTGACAAGGAAGATGAGCAGCCTCAAGTGGTGACACTGAAAAAAGGGGACTTAACTGCAGAAGAAGCAATGAAAATTAAACAGCAAATCAAAGAGGCCTTAAAGTCAAAAGAATCAG ATGATGAACCAGAACCTGCTGATGGAAAAATTATGTTCAGGAAACCAGCCAAACGTTCATCAGAGAAGTGTTTGGACTTCAATGTAAGTTCAAGTAAGAAGatgaaagaagcaaagaaaactaAGAAGGAAGCAACTACTTCTCAGAGTACAGCTAAGCAAGTAAAAAACAGCAGTCTTCTCTCATTTGATGATGAGGAAAATGATGATTAG